CTGAATCCCTCCTGCCCTTGGGGGGATCTGGGCAACCGGGGAAGGGGGAGCTCGTGGTTGCACCGTTCTCCTCAGCACCCCCTCAGTGCCCCCTGTGCCCGTGTCGCTGCCCACCCTGTCTTGCCCCCTCAGCCGTGGCAGTCCCCTGCCTCCTCTCTGGCTGCGGGTGATGGACGGGGGGCACATCACACTCAGCTGTCCCCGTGGGGCTCACTGAAGTGCCCTGAGACAGCTCCGATGTCTCACCTTTCCTCTTGCCCCCAGCAGATTCCTGATGCCaactgtcccctccccagggtGCCCAGCACTTGTCACTCTGCTCCAGTCTGTGGCTTTTGGTGTTAAAACCACGCCTggttcccagccctgcagtttGGCTCGGAGCATCTCCCTTCCCTTTTATTCCAATGGTTGTGCTTGAGGCGTCCTGGAAAGGagtgcagcagccacaggagcgAACGCTCCGctctggaggaggagaggctCCGTGGGGGCGGCAGGGGCTGGGTGAAGGACGGGACCCCCGGGTggctgtgagcagctgcagctgtgggaggcGGCAGGTGACCAGTCAGGGACACCTTTACCAGAGGCTGCAGCGACTGGGGAAGTTCTTGGGAAGATGCAGCGCAAGAGGCTGCAGGACCCTCAGTGACCCTCCCTGTGGCCATTGCTGTGACCCTCCTGTGGCCATTGCTGTGACCCTCCTGTGGCCACTGCCGTGACCCTCCCCGTGGCCATTGCTGTGACCCTCCCCGTGGCCATTGCTGTGACTCTCCTGTGGCCACTGCCGTGACCCTCCCCGTGGCCATTGCTGTGACCCTCCTGTGGCCACTGCCGTGACCCTCCCCGTGGCCATTGCTGTGACCCTCCTGTGGCCACTGCCGTGACCCTCCCCGTGGCCATTGCTGTGACCCTCCTGTGGCCATTGCCGTGACCCTCCCCGTGGCCATCCCCAGCCCCCAGGAGCTGAGGCTCGCTGGCTGCAGCCGTGGCAGCAGcgagggctgtgctgagctccccCAGCCGCGTCCCTCGGGGCTGTCAccgtgtccctgctgctggcccgTGTCCTGCTGGTGCCGAGGCAGAGCCCCGGGCTGGATCCACAGCTCTCCCGTCCCCGGCTGCAGCGGGAGGGGGGCGTTTCGGGGGGGCTGTGTGGGAGATCGGTTTGGGCTGGCTACAAGGAACAAATGATGATTTTCCTCCTTTGTACCTTTGGTGCAATTCGTGTGGCACGGCCGCTGTGGGTCagggggaggctgcagcactcggggacagtgctggggacGCTGTGCTGGCCTGGCCCCGTCTGTGGCACACGAGTGGCCTCCAGCCACATCACCCTGTGAGCCACAGGCTCAGATTGCCCCCGGGAGCGCTGCCTTCCAGGAACTGCGCCTggagcccagcccggctcccgagggagcggcggggccgcggggagGGAGCGGAGGCAGCCGGTCCTGGGGGATGCCCGCACCGGGAGCATCTCCTGCAGAGCCCCGGGGTGCCACTGTCCCCtgcaccagcctggcaggacCCAGAGGGAGCTTCCAGCCCGTGGcttgaggaaaaaatacatcagtTTGTGTGGCGTGTTACATAAAGCAGGGAAAGACGTGGTTTGAGGGtacaggagaaggagagagcCTGGCAGAGAGGCTCAGGGAGTGCCTGAGCCAGCTCcaagaggagctgggcagaaaTTTCTGCTTCATGCAGGCACAAAACCTTCCTGTGGAAAAAGACAAGCTGCTGAGCACTGGCTGCTCGGGGAACAGACACATGTGAGAGAAGCCGGTGTCTTTCTTCACGCTTTATTGTGTAAAAATAAAGTCAACAATTCATGTAATCCCagcaataaaatggaaaaagcatGAGAATCCGTAGAAACAGTGCATTGTCAGAACTGCCGATGCGGGCCGGATGCGTGGGGTGTCAGAACCCCTTCAAATCCCAAAGGAGACAGAGCCAGGAGTAGGAAAAATGTACAGCTTTGGTTAGCAAAATAATGACAAATTAAGATACATTAATTCTCTCCCCTACTGTACACTATGTACACTGCGTTGACATCACACCCTTTCGTGGTTTTTTTGGCAAATCCAACGCACCTGGGGCTGGAGGTCAAACCCGTGCCATGGTCTCGTTGTTGCTCTCAGCAGGTTGTGCCTGTGCTCGCCGACGTGAACGGGGGGCTTGGGAGGAACTGAAATTAACTCTCGATGGTtcggggattttttttttttttcttgcaccAAGAGCACGGCCGAGGATCCGCTGCCCTGAGCCGTGCGCGGGGTCTCGCTccggcgctgctgctgctgctgccccgcGGAGcagccggggcggggcgggctcCGTGCTCCGTGCCCCGGCCCGGGGGCAgctcccggccccgcgcggACCCCTCCGCTCCGCCCGTCTCTTTGCCGCATCTTTGGAGTTGGTCGTGAGGCTCTGGAGCCCCGGGTGAATTCTCTGCCTCATCCTCCGCTGCcgcccagggctgccctgggggggcaggagggggccTGGGGAGTGATTTCTGCAATCTGTAGTACAAATCAGGAGTTTAGAAAAGGAAACCATACAAAATGCATCTGTTATCTCAAAATACGcttctttatctctttttatCCTGCAGAATctcaaagcacttttttttttttttttttttctcagggaGCGCTGAtaattctatatatatatttttttttcttatcttcatAAAAAtaccctatttttttttttattggtaaTAAACTTCCCTTTACAGTAAGAGAAACAAGAGAGTGTATTATCAAAAGCAGAAAGGCTTCAGACCTGtcagtgggagctgggctggaggggacgGTAAAGGCTATTTGTCACCAGCTACGGCGCGTAGGAGCCTCGGGGGGCTGcaggcggcggggccgggggtaCCTGAGTGCGGCAGGtcggggagcggggccgggggtcccGCCGGGGGTCCCGCCGCAGCCCGGGGCTATGGCTGTGGTGCTCGGGAGCAGCGCCGGCCGGGGAGGGGTGCGGGGCTCAccgggggaagggggggggcGGCTCCTCCCGGGGCTGGCAACGTTGAGGGGTCGCCCCTGCTCGGAGTTGCCAGCCGCTGTTGGAGCGCAGCtggggggggcggcgggggggggatGCTGCAActctccccagctctgggggcacCATCCTCCCGGGGGGGGGGTTCAGGCTGGACAGAGAGGAGCCCCGAGGGGGCTCTGGGCCGGGCCCCGCAGCCTTGTCAGGCGCCGGTGCCCACGGAAAGCGGCGGCGAagcgggggccgggccggggggcggcggggggggcgcAGCCGCGCCAGGCCAAGGCACGCAGGCGTTGAAGGACGTTGGCAAGACAGAAACCGGAGGGCCGTGGGGCTCCGGGGGCGGGCGCCCCGCTGCCGGGGCATCCCTGCGCCCGGGACTAGTCGGGTGGCTTCGTTCTcggttggttttttttttttttgcgcaaaaaaaggaggaaaaaaaaaaaaaagaaaaaaaaaagaacccgCTGAGGAGGTTTCTCTCGCTTGTCCGTGGCCCTAGTTGAGCTGGCGACAGGCCTCGAAAGTCCACTTGGTGGCCCCGCCGTAGATGTCGATGTTGGCCTCAGCCCAGGCGATGACGTTGCCCGCGAGGGCCTTGGAGCTGCAGGTGGCCAGGCCGTACACCTCCCCCGGCTCAGCTTGCGGTCCCACACGTTGAAGTGGGCCAGCTCCCCCACGAAGGCCTGCGTGGCGTCGAAGCCTCCGCCCAGCGTGTCCTGCGGGAGGAGCCGCGGTCaccggggggcaccggggcCGGCTGGCCCCGTCCGTCCCCCGGGGGCACCGGCCGAGCAGGGACCCCGCGGCTGCCCCCGGCCCTTACCTGCTCCTGGCCCAGGACCAGGACGCCCTGGGGCTTGATGGGGTGGTAGGGGGCCAGGTTCTCGCCGTTGCCCGTCTGTGTGCCGTCCTGGTAGGCTTCCCACACGCCGTCCCGCGTGGTCCAGGTGACACAGATGTGGTGCCACTTGCCGTCGTTGATGGCAAAGGGCAGCTTGGCCACCTGCGGGCAGCGGGTCGGGGTGGTACGCACGGGGGTCCCCCAGGCtgcccccacccccagcccagcaccctcCCCGCGCCCCGGGGCCGTACCTTGTCATTGATGAGGATCTCCATGGGGTTGTTGCCCCACTCGATGAGCACCAGCTCGTTGGCCTGCCCGGGCACGGCGTAGGAGAAGGGGGTGCCCATGCCGGGGGAGGCGCTGGATTTGATCCACATGCAGATGCTGAAGGCGTACATCTCGGGCAGGCTCTTCTTCACCTTGGCGTACATGTAGTTGGTGCGCAGGGGGAAGGTGAGCTGGAACCTGTCCGGGGGCCGGTTGTCCTTCTGGCCTGTGGGAGCGCGGGGGCGGTGGGCTCCTGCCGGGCCCCCTTTCTGCCCCTTTGGGggttccccccctccccaccccgtTATGTAACGGGCCTTGAGATGGCAGCGAGGAGCAAATCCCTCCGGCGCCGCGCGGCTCCCTAATCCCCGGGGCGGGCAGCGCCCGGAGCATCCCCGGCGCGGAGCCCGCGGGCACCGGCCGCCTCAGGAACCGCCGAGCAAGGGTTTGGCCAGGGAGGGACCTTAACGATCAGCCAGTCCCGACCCCTGCCACGGGGAAAGCCAAGCTGGGGGAGAGGGACCGCTCCCGGGGAGGGCAACGGGACGGGCTCGGCAGATCCGCCCGCGGGAGCGGCTCCGCATCGTCCGGCAGCGCCCGGTCCCCAGCGGCGGGGGAGCTCCGGGAGCCGGCCCGGGGGtcccgcggcgggcgggcgggggtgGGCAGCGCCCGGTACCTTTCTCCAGGTCGCTGATGCGCTGGTGCAGCGAGGTGAGCGTGCTCTCGATCTTGCCGCGCTCCTCGGACTCGTTGCGGGGGCTGAGCTTGCCCTCCTCCAGGCTGTTCACCCGCGACAGCACCTGCTTCTCCAGGTCATCGATCTTGTTCTGCAGGATGTCCTTCAGGTTGTTGGTCTGGCTGGAGGAGTTCATCCTGCTGAACTGCTGCAAGGGGCGAGCAGAGGAGCGGGCTGTTAGCAGCGGGAGGCGGCTCCCGGTGCCCGGCTCCGCGGGTTGCCCGGTGCCCGGCTCCGCGCTCCCCGCGCTGGGATGCGCGGGCGCCCCGGCTGCCCGTGTCTGCCGGTGCCCGGCTGCGCGGCTCCCCGGCTCTCCTCGCGTACCTCCAGGTTCTCCAACCGGGTTTTCAGGGACTGCAGCGTCTGCCCCAGCTGGCTGAGGGTCTCGGCGGCGGCCGGCCGCGACAGGTCGCCCATGGTGTTCTTGGAAAAGcccttcctgccctttccctcgccgggcagctccagcacgCTCTGGCTCTCGCAGCGGCCCAGCTTGGCCGTGAGCTCGCGGATCGTCTCCTTCTGGTTCATGATGGtctccttctgctgcagcaccgTCTCCCGCAGCTGCAGCACGGTGCCCTTCAGCTCCTCGGCCGAGCCGGTGCCCAGCGCCGAGGCCGCGCACACGTCCCCGTCCAGCGGCACCGAGGTGCAGATGAAGCGCGTCTGCCCCAGGCCCTGGCCGAGCGCCGGCCCCAGCGCcggccccagcagcagcagcagcggcaggaGGCGGCGGCTgccgggcggccccgcggccatggctccgctcggctccgctcgcTCCGGGCCGGCTCCGGCTCCGCTGCGGCGCCGCCGCTTTTATcgcggccgggcggggccgcgcggggcgTCACGGAGCGCGGAATCCCGGCCCGCGGCGGAGGGGGGGGCCCCGCGTGGGAGCGCGGCGTGAGTGCGTGCGAGAGCGTGCGGTGGTGATTCTGTGAGCGTGAGAGCGCGTCCGTGTGTCCGCCTGCGTCCGTGTGTCCgcctgtgtccgtgtgtccgcGGGCGGGAGCGCGCGTGGGCGGCGCGTGGGCAGAggaggctgtgcagggatgggctgCGGGGATGTGCGGGGTGGATGCGGTGGGTGTGCAGGCTGTGCGTGTGCACGCTCCGGTGTGCGGGCTGTGCACGCTCCGGTGTGCACGTACAGGTGCGTGCGGGGTTGTGTGCGGTGGCGGGGGCAGGATGCCCCGTGGGTGCCCCCCGGGTGTCCGTGCCGGGCTCCTGGGGCTGCGGGTGCCCGGCCGCGGTGCGGGAGCAGCGGCCGGGGGCAGCCCCGTGGGTCGGTGCCGCGTGGAGCAGGGAAGCCCCGGGGAAATGCGGGGAGGACACGGGTGAGCTGTGGGGCTGCCGGCCCCGGGGGAGCACGGACGGGCCCCGCTCACTGCGTGTCCcggggcagctgctcccactggTGCCGGTGCCCAGCTCCACTCCGGCTGCAGGGGAGCaggttttttttacttctttattaACCAGCGAAAGAACCTTGCAGGTAACGTCTGCATCTGTCCTTGGTGGGAATAGCCCGTGGCTGTTGGAGCTGTCACTTTTCCCATCTTCAGCACTTCAGCCGAGGCCGATTCTCATTCAGCCAGCAGTGTCCCCTGCCCTTGTTCCCCACGTCCTTGGCCAGGACACCTGAGCACAAACggagctgtcccagctccccgagcctctcctgcctgttgactttatccttttcctctcctgaggTGTTGTGTTGCGGTAGGAAACTCCTGCCCTGGAGAGCAGCTTGCAGGGGAAATGGGGGACCGTGGCCCTTAgctcagctgggcactgcagcagcacataTGGCTGGAGTATTTACATAATGCCAAGTTATCCTGTGAAATATGAAGCAATTAATTTTGATTAGTGAAGTGGGTCAATAAAATACAAAGGCTTTCAGTCCATGGATCTGCAGAATATAAACCACAGTGGCTCCATGGCCCTTTCCCCTttgctctgcctggagcagacctgaggagccctggctggggctggagctccctgagctgctctcagTGGCTCCTGTGACTGGTTTGAAGCCTTTCCTGGAGCGGATCTTTATCCAGCCCCGGGAGGTTTGTGACACACTGACTTGGCAGGGAGAGTTTCCTCCTCAAaggcagctcagctgcccttgGGAGCTTCTttccccatccagccctgctctggtaCAGTTAAAGCAGCATTTCATGGCCAAACCCAGGGGCCTGGGGttctcagcaggagcaggatggcAGGCTGGCAAACCCTCTGAGGCTCTGCTGCGCATTTATGCCAGCCCAGGAGACCCGGGGCAGGGCTGACCAAAGTGGCTGAGAGgtcaggagctgtgccagggtgaTCAGCACCTCTGGGGCACCTTCATGGGCATCCTGTAGTGCTTTCATCAGCGTGCATCCGACCTGTCCCCGTGCTCATGGGGCCTGAGGAGATCTGGGTGTCCTTTGGAGCCTTCCTGAGGTTCCTGGGTCTCACTGCTGGTCCTGCCTGTGTGGTTCAAGCCACCTGTggtgctgctcacctgcagggctgcccacACCTCTGGCACTGCTCCCCTCTGGGGTGTTGTGCTTTCCTGCAGGAAATCTGGGGGGAATCTGCCTTTCCAGCAGGCTCTTCCTTCTGGCTTTATCGCCCTGGTTagtgtccctgctgctggctctctgtgctgagcagtgttccagtgcagcaggacagggagggagggggataAGGAGGGGACAGCCCCCCTGGGGTTTGCTGGGCAGAGCAGTCTCCCTTCTGTGctggctgggtttgggttttttggcgaaaggaaaagctgacaaGACTGCAGGTCTAATCcttctgccacaggcaggaacACAACCCAAAAATAATGTTACTGCAGGCAATAGAATTACACCAGTGTAAAGCAGTGTGAGAGGCAGCGGAGCCGGGTCCCACTCCTGCTCACATCTGCACAGCACTGACAGAGCTGAGCGTGTCACTGAACCAATTTCCCTCGCAATCTTTTGTCATCCATAGCACATTATGCGGAGATGAGACCAAGGTGacaaatgcaataaaataaacactCGGATGCTATGGTGATGGAGACCAGGAATGCCTGGatgggaaaaaacaacaaagctgCTCTACAAGAGATAAGCAAAATAACCCCTGTGGCTCCTAATGCAAAGAAAGAACCGGAAACATGATCAGGATTTCAGCTTtcccagaatcactgaatcatgCAGTAGGATCTGTTATTGCTTCTGTAGATTTAGGAGCTGTGTGGCTGTAATGGAATAATGGAGCCCCTGTTTTTAACTCTTCTCTTGCCTCTTCCCAAGCGCTCGGTAGCAGCTGATTTATGGCTCTGTAGCTGAAaagagctgagcacagctctCAAGGACCCTCGCAGATGATTTAGCCCTGAACAGGAGCCAGCAGGCACATTTGTACTGGTGATGGACGAGGATGGCTTTGGACAGCCCAGGGTGGTGCCGGCCCCGTGGCCTCTGCCCGTGCAGAGGTGAGGGGTGCCAATCTCCCGTCTGCTGCGCACTAACCTCCGTGTGGGAGCAGCAGAATCACCAGTGCACAGAGGACAGTTTTTTAAAGTGGACAAATCTCTCTaatcccaggagctggagccccAGGGAGCAGGCAGNNNNNNNNNNNNNNNNNNNNNNNNNNNNNNNNNNNNNNNNNNNNNNNNNNNNNNNNNNNNNNNNNNNNNNNNNNNNNNNNNNNNNNNNNNNNNNNNNNNNNNNNNNNNNNNNNNNNNNNNNNNNNNNNNNNNNNNNNNNNNNNNNNNNNNNNNNNNNNNNNNNNNNNNNNNNNNNNNNNNNNNNNNNNNNNNNNNNNNNNAGTGGAAGCTTTCTCTCCTGCTTGTGCAGCCTGCTGTACATAAACCATCTCCTGTGGGGTGATGCTGATTCCGCATTTAAGTCTCCTCTGCGGAGTGGGAACGACGCGATCCATTATGGGATGGAGGCAGCTTGAAATGGGAAGCAGCAATGGCTACACTGCCAGAAGCTCAGCTCCCTTTGTCTGggcatggagctgctgcttgtgccCGTGCTGTCCGTCCCCTCCAGCCacatccccagccccacacccccatccccagcagGCTCAaagcaggacagggcacagaTGCCAGGatgatttgtcttttttttttttcaatagaaataCTTGTTCTTGGGGCTCCTTGCAGCAAGGACAGCGTCTCTGGCCACAGCACCGCTGCCTGCGCAGAGCCCAGATGTGAGGGGGTCAGATCACCTGCAaagccttttccttctgcagctggaccaggcacagggaagcagccccagctgctccatgGTTCTGTTGACAATGCTGTATATgcaaaatggggtttttttggtgccTTCTAAAGGGTGCAGCTGTCACTAGAGCAGCTCAGGCACGGGGTGCAGCCAGCGCACACACCGTGTGTGAGATGGAGTATTCCCTTCTGTGACAGACACATTCTGGACAGGAGTTGGgaattttgctgcattttgctGCAGTCTTTCTTTGCAGatctctccctctctgtttctctccctctctctctccccctctctcgCACATTCActctcttcccattttcccttcccttgctTTCATTGTTCCCATCTCACGAGCCAGTCTCCTCCTAAATTGCCTGACATTTACACTCAGTGAGGCTCGGGAGTGTGGTCTCTGTACCAGTAGGTCTCTGTGATGCTATAGGGACACAGATCCTTTCattacaaataattaatttagcTCCATATTGCATAACATCCTAAAAAGCTTTCTAGGGCAGTCTCATGCTAGCTGGATGCACAGTTCCTATCAATATTACATTACATTTGGGTACAACAGTTATgaagtttcattaaaaatttaatttgtggTTTAAAACTGCAGCATCCCCTTAAAAGTGCAGCAGAGAAACCATTCCGGGTGCTGGAGGAccgagctggcagcagccagaattgcagggagggctgcagaggggcCCGGGGTGGACGAGATGTTCCCGGCACGGGAGTGCAGGgccgggctggagcagggggagctgcCATGGGGCTGGGCCGGGTCCCCTTGGGTTCCTGCCCCCTGCGGCGCCTTTTTTGAGCAGGGAGTGAAGCTTTAAGCCCAGAGCGGCCGGAGCCCATCCTCGCTGTGCCCACCTGGGGTGGCTTTTGGGCGAGGAGGGCGATGCCCGGCgggcagggaaggagcggggCGTGTGCCCGGGGCTGTGCGGCCGGAGCCGAGAGCCCCGGCGAGCAGGACGctgctctgcccatggcagacACGCCTGTCACCCCTCTCCGGTGAGAACGGAGCTTTCTGTGGCCGGCAGCGGCGCCGggaggcggcggagcggggccgtgTCGTGTCTGGGTAATGAGGTTTGCGGTGACGCCTCGGCAGCGGAGCTGAATGGAGGCAGCTCCCCGCACCCCACATCCGCCTCGGAATTGATTTGTGCAGGAATTCCCCCCTGTCTGCACACACGCACGTCAGAAGAGCCGCCAGCTTTTCCTCCCAGACCATCGCTCAGGTCGTTTTTCAGCGCTGTCTGGATTTCCCTGCAGTAAGAGAAAGCGAGGGAAAGCTGAGGGACGGATCCCAGCCCAgcgctcccagtgctgctctgggactgGCCCTGCTGCCCCGGCTCTGCCTCAGGGGTGCTCTGGGCTGTCACAGAGCTCGGCTCCCCGCAGCACCCGCCAGTGACAAACGTGCCTCCGAGTGTCACAACCCCCACCATGGTCATTTCCCCCCCCGTGCAGCAAACGAGGGGGAATTTGCAGCCGGGGTGGGGGCTTTCAGGAGTCAGCACGGTTCTGGTGTTTGTAGGGCTGCAGAGATCACTTCCCCTCCCCCAGTGAGGATAATAATGGGGAGTGGGTTCCTAAATCCTTTAAGCTTCTTTGATAGCTTCAATATTTATCTGTAATCCTTCTGGTGCTTCTGAACAGACACAGCTCAGTGTCCCTGTTGCTCTGGCGCTTCTTCCCACCTTGCAGTGCTCCCTTTTCGTGGGAGaagaggcagggcaggatgagAAGGAAACATCAAAAGCCggtgacactgctgtgccctAGTTTTTTCCatgattatttattattttgcagtCTCTTGCTCCTTTTCTCCCACGCCCTCTGTGGTGTTCTGTtactgtgctgtgctggggtgacCCAGGCTGCACACCGGGCACCCCCAGAGCTCCGTCCTCAGCCgagggggagagaaaatagAGCAAAAGCCTCGTGGGGCAAGATAAGGGCAGGGAGGAATCCCCCAGCAATCAGCACCGCGGGCACGCAGGCTGGACTTGGGGAAATCAGTTTGGTACCAACcaaatcagagtaggataatgagaaataaaaaggaaatatttaaacggcttcccctcacccctcccttctccccagtcACTCCTGaagcctctccctcctcccctgcagcGACGCAgaggggtgaggagcagggctgtggtcaGCTCATGCCATgatggctctgctgctccttcctcctcgTGCTTTGCAGCCGGGGCTCCCCCACGGGGCACAAAAGGCACCCCGGTACCCCCTCCTGCATTAACCTGGTcacacaaaccccaaacacGTCTGTGGAGATTGGGAAAGCTTCCACggccagctctgggatggatggatggatggatggatggatggatggatggatggatggagggatggatggatgatggatggatggatggatggatgatggatggatggatggatggatggatggatggatggatggatgggatggatggatgatggatggatggatggatggatggatggatggatggatggatggagggatggatggatggatggatggatggagggatggatggatggatggatgatggatgatggatggatggatggatggatggatggatgatggatggatgatggatggatggatggatggatgatggatggatgatggatggatggatggatggatggatgatggatggatgatggatgatgatggatggatggatggatggatggatggatggatggatggatggatggatggatggatggatggatggatggatggatctgTGGCAGGACAAGCCTGGAAGGTCCATATGGAGCACATGGATCCCAGCCTGGGTTGGACAGGTGGGAGTGCAAGCGTGGGGACAGGAAtcagagagctgagctgggctctgctcccaaacagggagcagctggagcagggacagggaggttTGGAGGGGTCCTGGGTGCTGGGTGGGGGATCTGAGGTGCCAGAGCCAATTCATgttggagggtttggggttaACACACAGAAGGTTTTAAAGCCAGGATGGAGAAAACCACGCCAAGGCCAGAGGGATTCCCTGTGCTTGCTGCTGTGAGGGCTGACCCCGAGCTCGAGGGCGGCTTTTAGTGGGAAAAGGGATCTCAGGATGCTGAGAGTCTCTGCAGAGAGGCTGCATTAGGGCTGGGGGGCATCAATTCCT
This genomic window from Vidua chalybeata isolate OUT-0048 chromosome 19, bVidCha1 merged haplotype, whole genome shotgun sequence contains:
- the NPTX1 gene encoding LOW QUALITY PROTEIN: neuronal pentraxin-1 (The sequence of the model RefSeq protein was modified relative to this genomic sequence to represent the inferred CDS: inserted 1 base in 1 codon), producing MAAGPPGSRRLLPLLLLLGPALGPALGQGLGQTRFICTSVPLDGDVCAASALGTGSAEELKGTVLQLRETVLQQKETIMNQKETIRELTAKLGRCESQSVLELPGEGKGRKGFSKNTMGDLSRPAAAETLSQLGQTLQSLKTRLENLEQFSRMNSSSQTNNLKDILQNKIDDLEKQVLSRVNSLEEGKLSPRNESEERGKIESTLTSLHQRISDLEKGQKDNRPPDRFQLTFPLRTNYMYAKVKKSLPEMYAFSICMWIKSSASPGMGTPFSYAVPGQANELVLIEWGNNPMEILINDKVAKLPFAINDGKWHHICVTWTTRDGVWEAYQDGTQTGNGENLAPYHPIKPQGVLVLGQEQDTLGGGFDATQAFVGELAHFNVWDRKLXPGEVYGLATCSSKALAGNVIAWAEANIDIYGGATKWTFEACRQLN